One window of Psychrobacillus sp. FSL H8-0483 genomic DNA carries:
- a CDS encoding aminotransferase class I/II-fold pyridoxal phosphate-dependent enzyme: MSETNFLLEAFKQTNDQLAGHGKRNVQILKEALQEVDGQQESDVYGSGQIIEEFQAKMATYLGKETAVFFPSGTMAQQIALRIWCDEKGLKKVAYHPLCHLEIHEEDGLKELHHIESILLADKSRLIELDDVLSMKEEVASILLELPQREIGGQLADFETLESISNYCRQRGIKLHLDGARLLEVLPYYQKTAAEICRLFDSVYISFYKGIGGIAGAILAGDKEFTEKSKVWKRRYGGDLISLYPYIVSANYYFDERSSKMEKYYEDAKELAKFFNSCHAVSTIPIEPVSNMFHVHFHAPKERMESLLVEIYKETSIGLTGYLREVTKDTCSYEVSIGDQYAKLLEEKVKHVFQLLDEKMKSSGY, translated from the coding sequence ATGAGTGAAACTAATTTTTTACTAGAAGCATTTAAACAAACCAACGATCAACTAGCAGGCCATGGAAAGAGAAACGTCCAAATTCTAAAAGAAGCTTTGCAAGAAGTTGATGGACAACAAGAAAGCGACGTATATGGCAGTGGACAGATTATCGAAGAATTTCAAGCGAAAATGGCTACGTATTTAGGAAAAGAAACAGCTGTATTTTTCCCAAGTGGTACAATGGCACAGCAAATCGCGCTACGTATATGGTGTGATGAAAAAGGCTTGAAAAAAGTTGCTTATCATCCATTATGCCATTTAGAGATCCATGAGGAAGATGGCTTAAAGGAATTACATCACATCGAGTCTATTTTGCTAGCAGATAAAAGCAGATTAATAGAATTGGATGATGTGTTGAGTATGAAAGAGGAAGTTGCATCCATACTACTTGAATTACCTCAACGCGAGATAGGTGGACAGTTAGCAGATTTTGAAACGCTGGAATCCATTTCTAACTATTGCCGTCAAAGAGGCATTAAGTTGCATTTAGATGGAGCACGACTTCTGGAGGTTCTTCCATATTATCAAAAAACAGCTGCGGAAATTTGTAGACTTTTTGATAGCGTATATATTTCCTTTTACAAAGGAATCGGTGGAATTGCTGGAGCAATTCTTGCAGGTGATAAAGAGTTTACAGAGAAGTCGAAAGTATGGAAAAGACGGTACGGTGGAGATTTAATTAGCCTATATCCATATATTGTTAGCGCAAATTATTATTTTGATGAAAGATCTTCAAAAATGGAGAAGTACTACGAAGATGCGAAAGAGCTGGCTAAATTCTTCAACTCTTGTCATGCGGTTTCAACAATACCGATTGAACCCGTTTCAAATATGTTTCATGTTCATTTTCATGCACCGAAAGAGCGAATGGAATCTTTGCTAGTAGAGATATATAAGGAAACAAGTATTGGTTTAACAGGATACTTACGGGAAGTAACGAAGGATACGTGTTCTTACGAAGTAAGTATTGGAGATCAGTATGCCAAACTACTCGAAGAAAAAGTGAAACATGTCTTCCAGTTGCTTGATGAGAAAATGAAGAGTTCTGGTTACTAA